CGGCCAGCTGCGTGGCACATCGTCACGCTCACTGTGATGCTGACCTTCCTCATCCGTAAATGTATACTCGACCGCCAGCAATGGTTTTCGCCGCTCAGATGTCTCAAATACATTCGTTACCGTGGCCTCTGCAGTCTGGCCCCAGATCATGAATTTGAGCTCCTGAAACGCATAATAACCGGAGGAAATAAAGACCACTAAACCAATCAAAACCCATTTCGCCATCGATTTCAACTGGCGCATCTCTTCATCTGTATCCATTATCTCGGGCAGCTTTCATCTGGAGGTGTCATCTGAAGTTGTTAATCCATAAGCAGGCCCAGAATAAACAACCCCACAACACCTGTACAGAAGCAGTCAAGCAATTATCCCGGTTTCAGGGAAATTAAGCATACCCTTGAACAGATACAGGCATTGATGCCCTACCGGGAAGGAATCGATAACACAAAGCGGCTGCCTTCACCGAGCCGGCTCTCACAATGTAAT
This genomic stretch from Gimesia sp. harbors:
- a CDS encoding DUF3592 domain-containing protein, coding for MDTDEEMRQLKSMAKWVLIGLVVFISSGYYAFQELKFMIWGQTAEATVTNVFETSERRKPLLAVEYTFTDEEGQHHSERDDVPRSWPKPGPKVTVQYLSGVEDSSRLEGHSSSTAVWVFLTCCGLMAFGCFKLYQMASEAVDGPPRRRRR